The nucleotide sequence CATCTTTTGGGAGACAGACGATGCCATCACGGATGTACCAGTTCGGGCCATCGAAATTCTCTGGCTTGCCTTCTGGGGTGATGACGACGTTGTCGCCGACATGCACATTTTTGTCGATGATGGCTCGCTCGATCCGGCAATTCCGGCCGATGCCGGGAGGCGGACGATCCGGGTCCGTACCGCGTGCTCCAGAGTAAAAGTCCGCACCCATGATGATGCAGCTGCGAATGGTGGTACCTGTCTCAATGCGGGATCGCACGCCGATGACAGCATTTTCGATGTGTGCATCGGTGATGATGCAGCCATCCGCGATGAGGGCCTGACGCACTTGGGCACCATTGAGCTTGCTAGCGGGCAGGGCACGGCTGTGGGTGAAGATGGGCGAGGTGGAATCAAAGAAATCGAATGGTGGCACCGTGCGGCAGAGGTCCAGATTGGCCTGGAAAAAGCTGCGGATGGTCCCGATGTCCTCCCAGTAGCCGTGGAAGTTATACGCCTGCACCTTCCTGTCACGGATGGCGGCAGGGATGATGTTCTTGCCGAAGTCGTTGTGCGTGTTGTTGAGGCACTCCTCCAGCACGTTCCTATTAAAGAGATAAATGCCCATGCTGGCCTGAAAGCGTGGCTCATCCCCCTCGATACCGAGGGCGCTGACCGTGGCCGGGTCCATGCGCAGTCTTTCGAGCACGGCAGGATCTTTCGGCTTTTCGACGAACTCATAGATGCGACCACTTTCATCACTATGCATGATGCCGAAGCTGGTAGCATCCCGTTCACTCACTGGCAGTGTCGCGATGGTGATGTCCGCATCTGCTCCGAGATGCTGACGCATCAATTTGCGGAAATCCATCCGGTAAAGCTGGTCCCCACTGAGAATGAGGAAGTGCTCGTGATCCCCTTCTAGGAAGTATCGCAAGTTTTGTCGCACCGCATCCGCCGTGCCCTGATACCAGCGCTCACCATCTGGCGTCTGCTGCGCAGCGAGCACCTCCACAAAACCACGCGTGAACTGATCAAAGCGATACGTGCGGTTGAGATGGCGGTTCAGTGAGGCGCTATTGTACTGTGTGAGCACATAGACTTGGCGCAGGCCAGAGTTGATGCAGTTGCTGATCGGCAGATCGACGATCCGGTATTTACCAGCTAGCGGCACGGCAGGCTTCGCGCGGTCTTTGGTCAATGGAAACAGCCGCGTGCCCGCGCCCCCGCCCATGACGATGGCCAGCGTGCTGCGGCGGAGGAGGGAGTCGGCTTCTATTTCGGCGGCGCGTTTGGTGCTCATGTGTATGCGGTGTTTGTGTGTAGCTATTTCCCTGAAACAAGGCCGAGAGGCAAGCGTTCTTCTCCGCCCCAACCCTGCTTCTGACCTGTGAAACGCTCATTCTTGCCCTCGCTTGCCACTCTTTTGCTCTCCTCGCCTATTTTCGGGGCGGTGAGCTTCGAAAAAGAAATCTTACCCTTCCTCACGAAGAAGTGTATCGACTGCCACCGTGCCCCCTATGAAGAAGCAGGCAAAAAAAAGGAGCCCAAGGCCGGTCTGCGCCTCGATGCGGCTTGGGCCATCGTCAAAGGCAGTGAAAACGGCCCTGTCCTCACAGCAGGCTCCCCTGTCAAAAGCGCCATCTTTGAGTCCGTCATGCTGCCCAAGGATGATGACGGTCACATGCCCCCAAAAGGCGACGATTTGACCAAAGAAGAAGTCGCTCTGCTGAAAAAGTGGATCGAAGAAGGAGCAGAGTTCGGCCCCTGGATGGGCAACACAGAGGGTATGCCCGCCGGAGCCGCTATCCAGGCCCAGCGAGCCTTCGTTCCGCGCCAGCATGACCTGTACTTTGCCGCTCTGGAAAAGGAAGTGAAGCCCCTAGCGGCAAACGTACTCGCAGCGGCTAAAACAGCCGGTGCTCAGGTCGCGTCCGTCAAAGTGGAAAGTGCGCTGGTGCGTGTCGATTTCCTCACCGGCGTCTCCAAGTGCGATGACGCGAAAGTGGAGTCCATCCTGCCACTCAAAGAAAACATCGTACAGCTCGATCTCGGCCGCACCGTCATCACCGATGCCGCCCTCAAGAGCATCAGCCAGCTCCCACGCCTGCTGCAGCTCGATCTGCGCCAGACCAAAATCACCGATGCAGGCCTAGAGGCCCTCAGCAGCATGAAAAAGCTCCAAAACATCAATCTCTATGGCACCGAAATCAGCGACGCTGGCCTCCAGCACCTCGCCAAGATTCAGAGCCTCAAAAACGTCTATCTCTTCCAATCCAAGGCCACAGAGGCCGGAGCGAAAAAGCTCGCCGCATCGATCAAAGGCCTCAAGGTCAGCGTGAAGTGAATTTGATCCGCAGAACAAACCTTAGCCCACCCCAATGAAAAAAACACTCCTCATGATCGCCACCCTCCTCAGCACCGTCCTGGGCACCGCCCATGCCGGTGAAGGCAAAAAAGCCAGCTATGATGCCCCCGCCGTCAGCGGCGTGAATCAGGATGGCAAAGCCGTCAACTTCACCGACGTGTATGCCAAAGGCCCCACCGTCGTCTTCTTTTACCCGAAAGCCGATACTCCCGGCTGCACCAAGCAGGCCTGCTCCCTGCGTGACGCCTTCGCCGATCTGAGCAAAGACGGCGTGCAGGTGCTCGGCGTCAGCTTTGACAAAGCAGAAGCCCAAAAAGCCTTCCAGGATAAATTCAAGCTCCCCTACGACCTCATCGCCGATCCCGAGGGCAAAATCGTCGAGGCCTTCAAAGTCGAAAAAATGCTCCGTGGCGTGCTCTCACTCGCCAAGCGTAGTTGTTTCCTCATCAAAGGCGGAAAAGTCATCTGGGAAGACTTCCAAGCCAGCACCGATAAGCAGGCAGAGGACATCAAGCGTGTGCTCGCAGAGACGAAGTAAGCACCGCAAAAGTAAAAACAATCCAATCAGGGCCAAGGAGTCGATCCTTGGCCCTTCTTGTTATCTGTGCCCATCCCGCCGCCCCATCTATTGACGACTTTTCCCTTCATGCGGTAATCTCACCCCATGTCCCTCTGCCGCCGCCTCCTGCGTCTCCTCCTCATCGTCTCGCTCACACCGGTGGTTTTTCTCCTCTCGTGCCAATCCAAGCTCATCTACCACCCACGGAGCTATGGCGAGGCATACGTGGCACTCCTGCGGCAAGCCAAAGGCCACCGCATCCACTACCAGACCACGCAAGGGGCCCAGACAGCCTTTTTCATCCCACCACGGCATGGAGATGCCCGCACGGCACCGCTATGGCTCTGTTTCTCAGGAAACGGCTCCCTCGCCCTCGATTGGCTACGCGTGAATGAGGCGTGGGATAGCCGCTACGCCTACCTACTCATCGATTACCCCAGCTACGGCGACTGCGCGGGGAAGCCCACACCGAAAAACATCCGTGAAAGCAGTACTGCTGCCTTTGCGGCACTCGCCATGGATTTAGGACAGGACGCAGATTCCCTCAAAACACGCACCCTAGTGCTCGGACACTCCCTGGGAGCCGCCGCCGCCCTCATGGCCACAGAGGACCTCAAACTCCATCGAGGCGTGCTCATCGCCCCCTTCACCAGCATGACCGACATGGGGCGCGTGGTACTCGGCTGGCCACTCTGCTACCTGAATATGCACCGCTTTGATAACCGCACAGCAATGCAAGCCACCGCAGGAAACGGCCCCGCCCAATTCATCCTCCTCCACGGCACCGATGACGAAGTCATCCCCATCCGCATGAGCCGTGAGCTCGCCGCATCCCATAAGGACATGATCCGCCTCCAAGAGCTCCCCGGCATGCACCACAACGACATCCTCCATCTCGCCACAGAACAGATCGCAACAGCGATGGACCGAGTAGCAGCAAAGTAGAGACACTCTTTCAGCAGCCCGAAGAATCTCTTTATCTCATCTCTCGCGTTGTTCATCTCCAAACCCAACACCATCAGCAAAGGCAGCACATGCGCCCCGCTGATCGTCACAAACAGAAGCGGAAACATCTGTCCGCCTGATGCGGTTGAGGAGGGGCTGGATGGTTGTCATATCGATTTTGAGAGTGCGCTTGAACAGTCTTCAGCTATACAAAAGCGATAAATTGACATCGTTAACTGCCAGTCCCAACGACGCCCACCGAAATGAAAGACCTTTTTGACCAACCCGACGCCCGTCCGCTCGTGAAGCGGCTCTCAGACTTCGGGTGTCATTATGTGGTTGAGCTTCGTTCAGACGATACCACTCCAGATTATGCCCGAGCAGAGTATCTGGACCTGATTCCTGGGAAGCGGGGGGACCGCAGCACAGCGCTCCCGGTACACGCAGTTGTAGAGCATCAGAACGCACCCGTTTTGTATGTCGTCGATGGTGAGCCCGACGACTTGGAGGGACTCCAGAAGCAGCTCGCCAATCGTAGTGATGCGGCGTGGCTGGGAATTCTGCGTCCTGGCGAACTGGAAGTGCGCCCTATCTCTTTCAAGCCCAAGCCCAACGAACAGGCCACGAAGCGTGCTGGTGATGACGACGCTCCACTGTTTTTCCAGCGGTTGATTCACGGCCAAATGGACAAACGTGCCGGGTCTCCCAAGGCGATGGATTATGTGGCGAAGTTGATCTTCGATCAGTTGATGGTCACTGCTAGGAGGTTTGTGCCAGCTCACGGCACCACCGATCCCACAAGGCTCACTGGTCTAGAGGTGCTCTCCATGTGCGGTCGCGCTTTGTTCTTCCGCTTTCTCATCGACCGAAAGATCGTTGTTCCCGATGACCGCCCTGACATCTGCGAAAAGGCCAAGGACTTGAAGGATGTCTTCTCGAATGTCGAAAAGGCGGCACAAACCTCCGCCTGGCTGGATGCCACCTTCAATGGTGACTTCTTGCGCCTTTTCAGCGAGCAACAAGACCAGTCCATCCCCACGGATGATATACCGGCACGGACAGCGGCTTATCGACGCTACTACAAGACAGTGCATGATCGCGTTGGAGCCGACTTCTTTGATCATCTTCGAGCTATACTCAAAGGCTGGATAGTCAGCGCGAAATCCCAAGCGATCGAGGAGGAACTCGATCTCGACTGGAGCGAGATGAATTTTGCCCACGTCCCAGTTGGCGTGCTCAGCCAGGTGTACGAGAGCTACAGCCATTGGGTGGAGGGTGAGGAGGCAAAGAAGGCCAGTGTCCACTACACACCCCTGCCGATTGCTCGGCTGATGGTGGATCAATGTTTCGGCCCAGGTGCGGTGAAAGATCCGGCGCACGCCCGTGTGCTGGATCCAGCCTGTGGCGCGGGCATTTTCCTCGTGCTCGCTTTTCGTCGCCTCATCCAGAAGCGCTGGGAGCATGACGAGCAGGCACCTGACACCAAACTGATCCGCAAGATGCTCCGTGAGCAGCTGACCGGCTTTGATGTCAGCGAGTCTGCGCTGCGGCTGGCAGCCCTGTCGCTGTACATCACCGCGATTGAGATGGACCCCAAACCTCATCCGGTGAACAAACTCCGCTTCGATGACCTGCGTGGCACGGTCCTGCACAGCTTTCGTGATCCCAGTCAGACGGAGGGGTTCCAAATCGGCAGCCTCGGGGAGAATGTGCCGCAGGAATTTGATGCTGCATTTGACCTTGTGATCGGTAATCCACCCTGGACTCGGATAGCGAAAACAATTCAACGCTTCACCGACATCGGCAGGATGGCGTTGAAAGCACGCAAAGATCCGAATTTGGCGGCACTGGCCGAAAACTACGAGAACCCGGACAACAACCCCGACCTCCCCTTCCTGTGGCGGGCGACGATGTGGGCCAAACCTGAGGCCACAATTGCACTGGCTCTGCCAGCCAGGTTGATTCTGCATGCGATGACACGTGGATCAGAGGCGTGGCAGTGCGTGTTACAAGCACTGAAAATCACAGGACTGATCAACGGTGCCGAACTGCGCTGGTCTCAACAGGTGTGGGAGGTCAAAGTGCCCTTCTGCTTGTTGTTCGCGAGAAACTGCACACCAACCGAGCACAAGTCGAACTTCGCTTACGCGGTGCCCCTGAACGACAAAGTTCTAAACAGAGCAGGGCGCTTCCGTATTGATTACCAAACGGTTCATTCCCTGAATTCCGAAAACCTCCGCCAAAAGCTTTGGCTACTCAAGGCCTTGCAGGTCGGCACATGGCGTGGTGTCGAGATATTGGAGTCGATTCAGCAAAGCTTCCCAACAACCTTGGCTGATATATGGCATAGTTGGGATCCGGAAGAAGACCGAACGGGCCTTGGTTTCAATCGTTCACCTGATTCAAAGCAAGAGCCAGCCTCCTGGTTGGCTGATATGAAGGTGTTTGTGAAGCCCGAGGGCAAAGCATTCTTGATACCACATAATGAGCTAAAGACTTACAGTGAGTTGTGGGAGACTGAAACTGCGCACCGCCCAAGAAATGTCGATCTATACAAACCACCGGTTGTCATTGTGCCGGAGTCGCCTAGCGCCTTGCGGTGTTCGCCACGGGCGTATAGGTCGAATAGAAAAATGGCATTTTCAGTCAGCTACTACGGCTACTCTTGTCATACACACCCGGATTCCGAGTTATTGGCTGCCACCATTTTCTTGCTGCCTCACACCTTGTTGTTTGAGTTTTTTCTATTGATGACAAGTGCTCGGTTTGGGGCTGATCGACAGACTTTCAAAAAGGAAGAACTCGATGCTATCCCGTTCCCTGACGTCTCGGCGTTGCCCGCTGAGACAAAAGCTACGATCAAGCGCCTCGCTCACGAGTTGGAAACCAATCCTGCGGCCACCAAACCGTGGGCAGGGATAGACGACTTCTTCTTTCAGCTTTACCAGATCGAGCCGCAGGATGTGCAGGTGATGAAGGACACCCTGTTTTCTGCTGCTCCTTATCGCATCGAGGGCAAAGCGGCGTTTGCCCCTGTCGCGTTCGAGAACGAAAAGGATTATTGCTCGCGTGCGTCCTTTGCTCAGAGCCTCAAGGACATGATTCAGCCGTTTTTTGAGATTTCAGGGCATCAGGTAGAGATAACGATCAAGCCGAAGGGCCTGGAACAACGCCCGCAGTTCGATGTCTGGGCCTTCGTGGCTATTCATCGCAAGGATCAGCCTTTGGAGCTGGATTCCAGATTGCTCAATCATGCAGCCAAGCAGGCCGACACCTACGGGGCCAGCCGCGTGATCGTTCGGCTTGATGGCAAACGGGGTTTGTTGCTCGGCCTTCTCAACGAACAGCGCTGGTGGACCCACACACGAGCCACCTTTTGCGCCCAGCACATCGTCCGTGACTACCTGGATGCCTTTGACCTCAGCGAGTAACCCGGAATGAGCGAACAAGGCACCCCATCCAGCAACACCTTCACCCGACTTGACGAAGTCGGAGTGTGGCAGGCGGCCAGAAACAGCTACAAGCTGCCTCACCCAAACGTTTCGCTCCAACTCATCAAACTTGTCTGCAAAGTGCTCGCCCACTCCTTTGAAGTCTTGCGAAAGCAGGGCAAGGATCTGGAGGATCTCAGCGAAGACGAAATCACCGCCGAATTGATGGAGTACATCGAAAACACGGTGCTCAAAGCGAATGGCAATCCGGCCATGGGCGGCATTCCTGGTTTTACGAACATCTTCTTCCGTTCTGTCACCCGGCAGTCAAACGCACGGAGCTACAACCAATTCAAAATCCGCCCATCACCCGATTTGTGGTTCCAGCTCAACTATAACGAGCGTTCATTCGTGCTGCCAAGCTACGACGCTTTGCTCGTCGAGTGCAAAATCGTGGACGCCACGAGCAATCGTTCAGCCGGAAAGTGGTACTGCGACAATGGCATGATCCGCTTTGTGGAAGGTGACTATGCTTGGGCGATGCAGGAAGGCATCATGCTCGCCTATGCGAGAAACCAGAAAACCATCCAAGGCGATCTGATCCCAGCGATGGCGGAGCCTGATCGGGTCGTGCGTCTCAAGACCCTGTCCCAGCCGATGCCGGTTTCCAGCAAAGCACTCGCTGCCTACTGCCCTGAACCACTGCATGCCAGTATGCATGAGCGTGGTTTTGAGTATCTGGAGAACAAAGGCACAGCTCCACCCATCTCGATCTACCACTTATGGCTACCTTGTTCGGGAGATACACACGAAGAAGCGGTGAAAAAGTCCGTCTAGCGCTCTGGATCATCCAGAATGACTTGCAGCCGAGACGCGAGTTCAGATGGGAAACGAGTCGGCCAAGACTCGTCGATGAGGCCGACAGAAAGCAAATGGCGGAGATGCATGCGGTCTTTGTCGCGGAAGGAGATCAGCTTCATGCGCACGAGGTCCTGCAAAGGCACGAGAGAGAAGCCTTCGCCGACTTCGGTTTCATGCAGTTCGGGGGTGTTTTCGATGGCATCCGGCACGGGTTTCTCACCGACCCAGAGCACATGCACAGCGTCCCGCACCTTGGCATCGGGGCCATCAAGGAAGACATCCATCGCGCCAGCCTTGCCGAGCGAGGCAATGCGCCGATGCACGAAGCCGGCTGCCTCGAGTGCTTCACGGGCTTTTTCGGCATCTTCGCGTCGAAGAAGGATGTCCACATCACGGGTGTTTCGCACAGCACTTTCGTCCACACGGGAAACCCAGGCCGCAACGGCACTTTCACCGACCACAGCATATCGAACTCCGAATTTTGCCAGCGCCATCACCGCACCTTCG is from Verrucomicrobiaceae bacterium and encodes:
- a CDS encoding glucose-1-phosphate adenylyltransferase, with product MSTKRAAEIEADSLLRRSTLAIVMGGGAGTRLFPLTKDRAKPAVPLAGKYRIVDLPISNCINSGLRQVYVLTQYNSASLNRHLNRTYRFDQFTRGFVEVLAAQQTPDGERWYQGTADAVRQNLRYFLEGDHEHFLILSGDQLYRMDFRKLMRQHLGADADITIATLPVSERDATSFGIMHSDESGRIYEFVEKPKDPAVLERLRMDPATVSALGIEGDEPRFQASMGIYLFNRNVLEECLNNTHNDFGKNIIPAAIRDRKVQAYNFHGYWEDIGTIRSFFQANLDLCRTVPPFDFFDSTSPIFTHSRALPASKLNGAQVRQALIADGCIITDAHIENAVIGVRSRIETGTTIRSCIIMGADFYSGARGTDPDRPPPGIGRNCRIERAIIDKNVHVGDNVVITPEGKPENFDGPNWYIRDGIVCLPKDAIIPDGTWI
- a CDS encoding peroxiredoxin, coding for MKKTLLMIATLLSTVLGTAHAGEGKKASYDAPAVSGVNQDGKAVNFTDVYAKGPTVVFFYPKADTPGCTKQACSLRDAFADLSKDGVQVLGVSFDKAEAQKAFQDKFKLPYDLIADPEGKIVEAFKVEKMLRGVLSLAKRSCFLIKGGKVIWEDFQASTDKQAEDIKRVLAETK
- a CDS encoding alpha/beta fold hydrolase produces the protein MSLCRRLLRLLLIVSLTPVVFLLSCQSKLIYHPRSYGEAYVALLRQAKGHRIHYQTTQGAQTAFFIPPRHGDARTAPLWLCFSGNGSLALDWLRVNEAWDSRYAYLLIDYPSYGDCAGKPTPKNIRESSTAAFAALAMDLGQDADSLKTRTLVLGHSLGAAAALMATEDLKLHRGVLIAPFTSMTDMGRVVLGWPLCYLNMHRFDNRTAMQATAGNGPAQFILLHGTDDEVIPIRMSRELAASHKDMIRLQELPGMHHNDILHLATEQIATAMDRVAAK
- a CDS encoding SAM-dependent DNA methyltransferase, whose protein sequence is MKDLFDQPDARPLVKRLSDFGCHYVVELRSDDTTPDYARAEYLDLIPGKRGDRSTALPVHAVVEHQNAPVLYVVDGEPDDLEGLQKQLANRSDAAWLGILRPGELEVRPISFKPKPNEQATKRAGDDDAPLFFQRLIHGQMDKRAGSPKAMDYVAKLIFDQLMVTARRFVPAHGTTDPTRLTGLEVLSMCGRALFFRFLIDRKIVVPDDRPDICEKAKDLKDVFSNVEKAAQTSAWLDATFNGDFLRLFSEQQDQSIPTDDIPARTAAYRRYYKTVHDRVGADFFDHLRAILKGWIVSAKSQAIEEELDLDWSEMNFAHVPVGVLSQVYESYSHWVEGEEAKKASVHYTPLPIARLMVDQCFGPGAVKDPAHARVLDPACGAGIFLVLAFRRLIQKRWEHDEQAPDTKLIRKMLREQLTGFDVSESALRLAALSLYITAIEMDPKPHPVNKLRFDDLRGTVLHSFRDPSQTEGFQIGSLGENVPQEFDAAFDLVIGNPPWTRIAKTIQRFTDIGRMALKARKDPNLAALAENYENPDNNPDLPFLWRATMWAKPEATIALALPARLILHAMTRGSEAWQCVLQALKITGLINGAELRWSQQVWEVKVPFCLLFARNCTPTEHKSNFAYAVPLNDKVLNRAGRFRIDYQTVHSLNSENLRQKLWLLKALQVGTWRGVEILESIQQSFPTTLADIWHSWDPEEDRTGLGFNRSPDSKQEPASWLADMKVFVKPEGKAFLIPHNELKTYSELWETETAHRPRNVDLYKPPVVIVPESPSALRCSPRAYRSNRKMAFSVSYYGYSCHTHPDSELLAATIFLLPHTLLFEFFLLMTSARFGADRQTFKKEELDAIPFPDVSALPAETKATIKRLAHELETNPAATKPWAGIDDFFFQLYQIEPQDVQVMKDTLFSAAPYRIEGKAAFAPVAFENEKDYCSRASFAQSLKDMIQPFFEISGHQVEITIKPKGLEQRPQFDVWAFVAIHRKDQPLELDSRLLNHAAKQADTYGASRVIVRLDGKRGLLLGLLNEQRWWTHTRATFCAQHIVRDYLDAFDLSE